TGTTTGGGTTTATAACCCTCCAGTGCTGGATGGGTTTAGTGGGAATTCACTCTAATctgcagctttttttatttacaagtttACTGTTTGCAGATGTATGCTatgcaatattattataaatattattttctgacCGCTCTTAATTGTTATGATTTGAGTAAGGcatttcttttaataaaaaaaaaactataaagaaATGTGTGGTGTTTTTATTGCCTTGTGCATCATCATCACACCCACCACCATCCTTCTAATGTTTTTATTCACTTTACAATATTTCCAAGTGATCTGCGGCAGGCAAAGTTGCACTAAAATGCAGTACAGTAGAGTCTATTTATAATCTTGGCAGGAAAAATCTGTTAAAACCTACATGCTACTGACAGTGAAACGGCAAGATAAGCAATATCAGAGGTGGCAGGGGTTGATAAAATGGTGTTTTGAGTTGTATTTTGCAGAGTAGACAAGATGAAGTGAGAGAGACAAATACAGGAAACCCACGAGTCACAGAAAtgtaaatgtcattaaaaaaaaaaaaaaaaaaaaaacagtgtatggATTCTTCTGTCCTGTTCTTTCGATGGTGTTTAGATGTGTAATGAAAATGATCAGGTGCCAGGAATTGGGCCCACGCTAAATCCCTCCATCGTTACCTAGGTCTTGTTTTGGATAAGTATTTGGTTGAAGACCTGCAGACTCGTGTGACACGTTTTCAGATCGGCATTAGCAGGTGCTTCGTTGCTTGATTACTTTCACTAACACGTCCCTAGAGTTCTTCTAAACACCAGGGCTAGTAGAACCCTTTTCCACCTACCTTGGCTGGATATTCTCAGCAGATCACATACATTCAAGGTTCATTCAAAGGTCAAGTTGTTTTGAACACAGTTTTAGTTGACTTGCAGTAATGTGTGTTAAACCTTCAGGAAAATTGCACTTGTCTATGACGCAGCTCCAGGCTACTTGTTCTCTGAACAGCGCTCTGATATTGCAGATGAAACACCAAAAGAGCTTGCACTAAAAAAGGCATACTATAGCAAATATTTAATACCAAGAATTGATGTGTGATAAAAAGGAACTCATACTGTAGGTGTTTGGCATTTCCTGTGCTAAACAGTTGCTTGCAGTACTGACTTGATGGAAGTGGTCAACAGTCCAGTACTGGGGGTCAATTTCTTGTTCATTTCAGTGTTCATTTTCAGTTAAGTAAGCCTGTGCCAAATTTAAACCACAATGGACcggttatttaataaaataaataaaaaagaaaagaaatggtcTCACTCGCGGTAATCTCTTTATGTAACTAAAGAATGCGCTTCTTCCTGAGAGGTGTAGAGTAAAATGTTATGACAGGAAAGACTGACAAACATATCCTGTCAGAAGTGTTGAATTGGGCTGGCCCAAGCAGGGGGGGAGCTGAGTGTCACAGTTTCCATGAAGCGGAGGGAATGAGTCTGCACTACATTTACACTGCCTGGAAAAGCTTGCCTATAGAATAAGCGACTGTCTCAAtgattttctttaaataactcgCAGCATGCCACTTAGGAAACATAAGTTCACCTTTTCACGAAAATgcaaccttttgaaaaaaatatctgAGACTGGTGATGGCTTTCTCGGCAGTCCTTTACTTTTGTAttgaatctgaaaaaaaataatgtatttgcctTAGCCACAGAAAAAGGGCCTGCTTGTATCACAATGTGCTGCTGTGCCCATTGCCTTGTTTCAGGGGTCTTGGATTAGTCTtttgataccccccccccccccaaaaaaaaagaccaaaaccACAGAGAAATGCACAGAGTTCTGGAGCAATAGGCAAAATAGAAATACATTGTGTTATTCccaactaataaataaataactaaaaatgACATCGATCAGTCTGTGTTAATGGACAGTCATGTGCAGGATGCATGTTGGCGTGTGGAGGTTGTTAGAGGCGCAGGCTCTGTCAGTGATAGCTTCTGACCCTGTACTGTTATTACTTTGGTCTATTTTGAGCACAGAGGGGTATTCTGGCGCTCTTACGAGAAAGGTGACGCTGCTGCTGCAGGGGGGGCAGTTCTCGGACAAAACGCGCCAGTCTCATCTGCAGTCGACCTAGGTGAGCTGTACTGTAATTGTGTTAACACCTTAAGGGCTTGAACAGTAGAGGGTGGTCTGTAAACCGTTAATGTGTTGTGTTGATGAACTTTTTGCTTTTGGGGAAACCGAAAGAAGAGCAATAAAACAGACCAGTTCTATTATCACAGTCAAGGGCTTTTTCCTTTGGAAGGTCATACAAGCTGAAATTTtgtagtgaatatatatatatagagagagagagagagagagagagatggggagaaaGATTCCTAGAATGTTTCCTAGTTACTTTGTATCTACCATATTTATTGTGACCTGTGTACTGCATCAGTGAGATAATCAAGGAACCACATCATGTAGCTAAAGGGACTTTGCATGCAGATAGCAGTGTGGATGAATCACATTACATGCTTATCACACAACTTGAGGTGATGTGTGACAAAATGCCCGGCCTCCTACAGATTCATGTCTAAAAGCTGGAATCAATCATGAAATAGAATCGTGACCTATATACATAAATCATTTACAGTCAGACTGAGTAAAAACACAACTACTATGGTCAGAATCAAGGGGCTTATTTTCCAAACTTAGTAAATTGATTTTCAGTaaaagttactttaaaaaaagctttctgcttttgtttttcacCTTGAATTCAAGCTCCTGTCCTTTAAGATCCCAGGTAGCTTTAATCTTGGACTCCCTAATTTTACCAAAgagggtctgtaaaaccagcaaTATAATCATATTTTTATACTGAGTTTGTCacttaattaaacaataataacagatatttatttgtaaaaacatATGCAGAGACATGacttaaaaggttaaaaaaaaaaaaaagctgtcaagATCTTCATCTGTCTTTTGTAGCGGTATGCACTCTCCTGCTAAATATAACAGCTTTGAAAAGTCAGCGACCACAAGCGCAAAAGTGCAGGGGAGCTGAGAAGAGCTGAGCTGAGCGCATGATGAGTGTGGGATGAAGGGGTGTTTAGCTGCCTCTACATGTAATTATCTGGAAATTCATGAAGTgtagaggcagagagagagagatgtgtgaCACATTTGTTCTGTCAGTAAGATCCATGGCTGGGTTTTGATCCAGGCGGTGTACAGCAGTGTGAAGCTTGTCGTGCCCTGTGGACTATCAGGGGTGCCCTCCACAgtattttgggggtggggggggttacGTATTGCTAGGTGCTAGGCCCAATAGCAGTGACTCATGTGTGAGCTTTTGGAACAGGACCTATTGTGTATAAATAAGTATATCTGTCTGTTTGATATATACCCATTTTAGTAGGCCAAAGAGAGATTGTGTGTCTATCTAAAATGTATCCAATATACAAATGTGATCATAGGCCAACAACCAGGCTGCTTTACATCCACTCTGTATTGCATAACAAGTTAGCTGCAAGTAGTAATAGACCACCTATTTGTAATTCTTGTCAAGCGAAGCATTTCCCAGGGCTGCTGTTTCCCTTCAATACTGTGCATAGCTATGTACCTTCTTACTAAGAGTTTCATAGATCCCTCCCTACCCTTCAGGTCCTGTCTATGTCACTGCGCACACTATGAGTTCTGCTTTATGTCAATCAGATTTTCAGTTTCTCTCAAAGACCCGCACAAAAGCACATCCTGTTACAGCTCTGTGTACCAAAAGAGCGTTTCCATGACCCTGGTTAAGGGTCACTAAAACACACAGCTGATTTCTAAGAAATGGAAGCCATTAAAAAAACTAAGACCCCTCATctcatgttgtttgtttgtttgtggcaGCGATGTTGCTTTGGTGTGGTAAATACCATCGTGACCCAGTTTCATAAACCTGATCTGAGCTGCACCACAATGACCACATTGCATTGActgacagcattattattattttaattatgcaCATAAACAACAGTGTCATACCTGGAGGGCAGAGAGAGGTGGCCTGTAATCACGTGCCGGCACGATTCTGTTGCATCACTTTATACAAAAGAACATTATCGCATGGTGATTACAGCTCTGCCAGTGGCGGCAGAGAGAGAAGAGCGAGACAGATTCCACCATGTAGACCAGATCACCATTGAGTCTCTTACCATAATCAGAAGAGCTCCTTCTACTCGGTCCTCTGGTGGTAGACTGTAAAATCAATGACTGCCTTACGTCGAAAACCTTATTCAGAAGACCTACCGGCTTCAGCAAGAGAGAATTCTCGTCTTTGATCAAGAGTAAACCACTCGCCAATGGATCACCAGCCAACAAGTCTGATCAACAGAAAGCCTTGCCAAGGCCCGTCCAGCCCAGCTGGAGACGCACTGGAAAGGGAAGTGGGAGGGGCAGCCTCTGCATCTGAACCAGTCTGACTGATGACATGGCCTCAGAAACAGCGGATCTTCCATGTCAACTAAACACACAGCATTACTCACACAGCCCACCTCGATTATAAATAACACATGTGGAAAAACATATCTACTCGCTATGAAAAGCAATGACTGGTCCCACAAAGACCTTCTAGTGCTGAGATTGGTCAAACCACGATGCACGCGACGCAGGACGCTTAAAATAATAATCTTCTTATACAGCTCCCCCGATATACCCCTGCTATAGCAAGAACACTATAAAGGAGACCATGCCTAAGCCCTACAGTGAATGCCTATAGAATATCGAATGGAGTGCTGTATGGTACAAGTTGATATCCACTCTGCAAGAGCTCAGGGTTGAGTGGGATTAGAGCCTGATTTTATCTTACAGCTCCCTATACTGTACGGCTGATCGTACCATAACATCTGATATAAGGCATTGCAGGTGGCTGTATTACATCAATATAAGGGTCTACGATACATTAGAGCTGTTTATCGTCCCTTAAAAATATGATTTAGAACAAGGGAAAACTGCAGCTCACAAAATGATGCTACATTTTTTTGGATTAAAAGAAAGCAGGAACTacagaaaaaatgtaaaacatgacgcagaattaaacacaatgttcttgtttatataaatacattttcaaaaaatgaaatactcATGACAATATAAAAGAAACATATTGACTTGCAGAATGATACATAGAACAATTTTAGCAACACATTTGCCGTTACCATAAATACATTTGAGCTCTTCATTTAGCTTTCACACCattgatgtgaaaaaaaaaactgaataataaATTACTTTACTTTTTACTAATCGAAGATACAAAAACACTAACATGTACAGTTCAGTGGTTTTACAAAAATGTTGTGAGTgagtcagagaaaaaaaaatccctattCATTCACAAAGAGCACATGGCACCACGCGGTATGCTCAGGTCTCAGAAGCACGTCGCTTGGAATGAGCAGTTTGGTTTGTTTGAAATTTGACAGAATCAGTGCTGAGAGCatacacaaaaaaacagaacagtgaTCCTTACAAAACACAGGTGAAAAATCAGGCATGACTCCCAATGGGTATTGGATCACAGCTAGGTTATCCTGTAAATGCCTGGTCGGGCTCCAGAGGAGACTGTGCAGCATTTCAATCATGACCCCCCAATGCACCTGAATGAACCTGATCAGGAATGCCAGCTTCACAGCATGTGCAATAGTAGTCCAAACAAGCAGGGTCTGGGTGAAATCCTCTGCAGGCAAAATGTGGCCCTCCAGATAACTTTCTGCCCTTGATGGTCTCTGTAGGCACGTGGTATGGCTGCATGCTACCAGGCGATAAGAATCAAGGCAGATTCATGCTCGCTGGCCACGCTGCTTTGATTAGAAGgtatgtttttaaatttgattccaTTCTAGCTGGAGCCGGGAAGCCCATCCTTCTTTAGAAAACGACAGTTGAATGTTTTGAATGTTTCCATTGTGAAATATCCGGATTGCAAATGCGTAAAGCGTTCACGTCTCAGTGGCGTTTTATGAACCCACTGTGCTGTGCATGTATTTAACAATCTGTGTCTATGCTGGCATTTTTACAAGGTGAACCGTTTCTCGTTCTGTATCTGTCAGGGGAGACTTCAGGGGACTATATACATTCTATGCACTATGCAAAAATAGAATTGgaaaaatatattctttttttctttagtagaaaaataaataaataatgatatatttttttacatttttgattGGTTATTTTACCATGGAATGAACATAAATACACATGGACTTGCATCATAGCTAAGCTGTAGTGCTACTGTTTAAAGCACAGGATTATTGTACAGGTTCTTTTTAAGACTTTAAGCTGTGCTTGGCATGGTTTATACAAGACACATCTTTCCAAAGTATTGCCTCCCGTCTTTTTTTAACACCAGTTGAATTTACTAAACTAGAACCAGGTACCTAGATAGAATTGACAAAAACAActaggtgtgtgtttttttcagcttgaattttctcctttaaaaaagtGGGGTTGGAATTAAACACTGGGGCAAACCTATTGAAAATATGCCCCTTTCTTTCCTACAGATTCATAATAAATTATTATCATGTCAAACATCAATTACATGGAACACTTATTCGAATTAGCGCTATTCATAGTTCTAGTACTCATGATTTCACCGTCTATGAATGCATCACGAAGGGTGTGTTTCAATAGAACTAAATCAAGAATACTCCTACTTCCTGTATACAAGATAGAATTTGTTTTTGAAATATCCAGTAGAAACATCTCACGCGTACCCTATATTGTTCCTGTTGTCTGGTGTTTGACTTGTACACATGTCGTCCAAATTGAAGCCATAGCCACAGGCTGCTGgttctttttctatttttctaatttttttttttgcttctttatTGTTTTCCATAGTAAGccaaacagtgtttttttctttcacaagTCTATTGCAGAACTAATCCAAACAGTGTTGCCGTGCCGTTCCAATGCAAGATTGATAAATCAGACACGTTCACGTACACTCGGTCATCCTCCTTCAGTGTGAACACCGCTCCCTGATACAGCGTGTGCAGCTCAGGGTATGGATTTGCAGCTACGTCGCGGCCCGGGGTGCTATACGACCTCAACAGCGGGGTCTCCTTTCCAGAAATATCTTTCTGCACAATGCATTGGCTGAAAGGGCTGGTTCGCGGCTTTTTTACGAAGGTGGTTTGAGAATAGATATAGTAATTTCCAGGTCTCTTGATCCGTAAGGAGCCAGTGCTTTCTTCGTAGATCACGGATCTGGTGGTCAACAGCATGTGGTCTTTAGACCAGAGTTTAATGgtgtttcctgaaaaaaaaaaaaaaaaaaaaaggttattattattattattattattattattattattattattattattattattattattattattataagtggagtgcagaTAGTCGtactcgtaattgcctttaagaagtatttatcagcaggtattaaataaatccattcattaatgtgtcgATTTCGAAACAAGAAAAACTGTCCCTccttcacctttacaactgagtaccgaGCAGTGACAATTCACAATTCCACAGTGAGTGTTTTAAAATCCGATTGGAAGCGAATTTTCCTCTCAACTGGGGCGCTGATATGTTCTACTGCCGTTCTGAGGTTGTAAACTGACAATTAATGTTGTTGGTGCGACAGTACAATTGTAAGTGATCCAGATGAGAAACAGCATCATTAGAGATCATTATCCTTACATTCTGGTTGAAGATAACTGCTACAGGACGTTGAACAGGGTTACATTGCAATGCCAAACAACTgaccactgcacacacacacaccataaggTGGAATTAAAACAGCTCTCTCCTTACCTGATAGGCTGGTTAACGGGGAGGGAGATCGAACGGTCAGCTGGGCAACTATTTTTGGTTCTTGGCTGTCCTGATTCTGATCTGAAGTGAGTTGACCTGAAACAAGAAATCAGAAAGTTAAACAACAGTACATCATGCCCTTTATTGCGAGACAATGCTTCAATGggtaccaaaaaataaaaaggaagtgTGCGGGGTTAAGCAACAAATTGTTAATGTTACTAAACCAGGCTTTAAAAAACGctggtaacactttgcattgtgtctcctaattactgtgtatttacatagcagctACTTAGTAATTACCCAAACGTCTTTAAATAACAGTTCAATTGTAGATAATAactaaatagacaataacacacCTTTCATCATTTCAGCTTTCTCAGTATCCTTCAGTCTTGAAATAATCTTGACATGTGAAAAGAGGAAAGCAGGTTAGTAATCCACTTTATCAGAGTATGTATGCTCAtagaaatgctgtttttaaaaatatcatTTACCCCTGGAAGCAGCTTCTGAAAATCCGTTATGACCTTCCCACAGTCCAGGTGTGTATTTTTGATGTCGCTTCTTGGGTTTTCACATTGCTTTATTCTTTTTAGCACCACCATATCTTCATGGTAGCTCATCAGAGTCTGGACCTGTAACACACAACAGCACACACACTTAGtcttgtgggcagcagtgtggagtagtggttagggctctggactcttgaccggagggtcatgggttcaatccccagtggggacactgctgctgtacccttgagcaaggtactttacctagattgctccagtaaaaacccaactgtataaatgggtaattctatgtaaaaataatgtgatatcttgtaagtcgccctggataagggcgtcggctaagaaataaattatttattattacacacacagtgTACCACAAATATACAATTACACAAGAGGAACTAGTCCAAAGAACTGGATGAGCTGATAATTACAATGTAACCAGGCCTGCATTGCACTGCATTGTAACTACATGGGAACAATCAAAGTTTAGTTAGGTGTTGATCAACTACACCAGCATTCAATTTGTAATTAACCTTGTAGTTAAACAGTACTTACACTGTAACCACGTGCATTTTACATTATAATCAATGACCCCCAAATAGTATCTCTGTTTAAAGTCTTACACAACATTTCCATTTGAATTTAATAGTGGGGATATATCATATCTTTATTGAGGTCGTACGTGACCAAAAGTACCAAATAGCTACTTGTAATGGTGATGGAAGAAATGTTATTTCTAGTTGTAATGGCTGCATGTCACCCTAACACATGCCGTGGCAAATCACATGGGAACCTCGCAGGACTCCTAGGTTCTGAGCTAGCGTATAAGTATATGTAAAGAAaatcctgttctcatgtataaaGGAGCTTATTCTTCAACGCGACAAAAATAATGGACTGCATTGTAACTACATGTGTAATTGCAATGTAATAAATGCTATTTAGACACAAGGCTTCTCTTTTCTCTTTTGGGCTCAGTGCCAAACGTTGTGATCAGTTTAGCGCTCCCCGCCCCCACACCTGCCCCCAGCCCCTTTACTTTGAATAAGCTCAAATTGTGCTCATTATCAAAGTGGTTTCACACTTCCTCTACCCGTGTTTTCAATTGTTGTTTAACAGCAATGCTGGTTTGAAAAACCACTTCTCCCCCAAACTGCGTAATGCAATTCACAGTGTGCCGTTCTTCTATTTCTACAGACTGCTTCAGCAAAACCATTTGAAAAAGTCTGGGATTTTTAGCCTTATCGCATATTATCATGCTTTCAACACATTTTCACcactttttttaatacaaattatatattatatctatGAGAATGATGTTAGCCGATTGTTAAAAACAAGTCTAACTACTCATCACATTGTTACCAAATACATTTCCAGACATTAAGAAGGACGGCCCGATAATTAGCCAGGTTATGCAACTGCTGTCAAAGACAATGATTTGCACTGTTGGGCCGTTTACACAGAAAACAAGTTGTGCAAAAACGGCGTTCACTTGTGGTTTTGTGACTTTGTGCTTCTGTTAATCATTGTAATCACCTTACTGCCAAGCTGAGAACAAGTCCTGAGTCAGACATGACAACACATGGAGACTAACACCAGACTGATTCATGAGTTcatattaacaatacaaaataaactggtaGCACACTGGATAGCCCAGACAACATGCACTGGGACAGAACCAACTATGATCATagctttcttttaaatataaaaaaattgaaTGGTGACTAATCA
This genomic stretch from Acipenser ruthenus chromosome 16, fAciRut3.2 maternal haplotype, whole genome shotgun sequence harbors:
- the LOC117430543 gene encoding CD40 ligand-like produces the protein MINTYTTTLPPPPPAPSSKAPLPTMRSFMGFLGFLILAQMVGSAFLFMYIFKRIDEVQTLMSYHEDMVVLKRIKQCENPRSDIKNTHLDCGKVITDFQKLLPGIISRLKDTEKAEMMKGQLTSDQNQDSQEPKIVAQLTVRSPSPLTSLSGNTIKLWSKDHMLLTTRSVIYEESTGSLRIKRPGNYYIYSQTTFVKKPRTSPFSQCIVQKDISGKETPLLRSYSTPGRDVAANPYPELHTLYQGAVFTLKEDDRVYVNVSDLSILHWNGTATLFGLVLQ